TGTTGGTGCAGGGACTTCAGAGGTCGGTGATTCGGTTGATGGCTGTTTGTACGAAGATGCTAAGGGGCAAAATGTACCTGCTTCTTGTGGAGTAGTTGAAGACTCATATCAGCAGAGTGAATATGCACCACATGCTTTTTCTTCCAATTCGTCAGCAGCTGATAAATTTGCGTTGCTCGAAGCAGAGTTGGAAGGAGAATTGTTTGAGGAAGCGCTTTCGGCAGGTATTGCAGCTCAATCGTTTGATAAAGCAAAACAGGAAGTAGCGGAAAAGGCAGAAGCAACACCTTCTTGTCGTAGCGAAATTTCGTCAGATGAAAAGCAGACTCCAGCCAGAATTCCTGATGACCTTCATAGTGAGATAAGGCAGGAACCGGTTCGACAGACAAAAGAACTGCACGGCTTTGTTTATGAAAGTGATCATAACAATGTTAGTTTGTATGTCTCCAAAGTTGAGAATGCTGTGGAAGCAGAGCAATTGCGAGCAGCATTGCTTGAGTTGTTGTCATCCCACGCGGATGTTGAACTGGTGTTACGTACCCCGATTCGGGGAAATTTAGAATTGCTGCAATTGCTGTTGGCAGCGGCGATGACAGCAGGGTTACGTCGCCAGAACTTTCGAGTTTCCGGCGAAGGAAGAGAAAGTGTTGCCGAGTTGCTTGCAAGTTGCGGCATAACGTTTGATGTGCTGAAAGCGCAAGGTATTGCTGACTTCTTAGGCTAGTATATAGCGAAATAAAAAAAGGACTGCCGTTATACGTTCTGCGTCCCCCGCCGATCACGTATGTGGCAGCCCTCGGAGTGGTGTAAAAATTATGGAACGTTGCACTCACTACCTTCGCTGCAGTAATTGAAAATAAACTGCCCTATCTGTGTACCCAGATAGACGCATTCAATACCATCAATGCAGTCCTGTGCTTCTTTTTTTTCAATGTATGTCATTAATTCATGCTGGTGCTTTGAAAGTTGCGCAACCCATGCTTTTTTTTCGTCATCAAAGTGAATAGACAATTCAATGTTGTTTTTCTCTATTTCCGGATAAAACGATAATATTTTAGTACGAAGGTTTTCTGGCGTAATGATCATGTGTCAGCTCCTTTGCTTCCTGTAAGCATAGTGGACAGGGCAGGGCTGTACAACATTTGGAACACAGAATATCAAGTGCTTAACTATGAGATAGAGCGTTATCCTCTTCTAATTGTAAGTTATTTGGTGTCTCTGGGCAGGATAAAAAATAACGAAAAAAGCCGTGACCATATGGTCACGGCTTTTTCTGTTAACAGAAAGGAGTGTTCTACTTATTGGTAGATGAGAATTCATTTCGCAGAGAGTCAATAAGCTTTCTAACAGGAATGATTTCTTTAATACGGTGCACGTTCGTGCCTGAGAATGCGAATCCTCGGGAAAGGTTGCCTTTTTTAGCGTTAAGCAGTGCTGCAGCGATGCAGTACGGACTTTGTTCGTGTGCGCAATTGTGAATACACTCAAATGGGCATTTGAACGGCTTTTTAAGGCCCTTGCGGGAGTCTTCAACGAATTTGTTTTTAAGAGCGCGACCAGGAAGCCCGACAGGGCTTTTGATGACAGTTACGTCTTCTTCTGTTGCTTCAACATACGCTTGTTTAAAGCGGTCGTCAGCATCACACTCATCTGTGGCAACAAATCTGGTTCCCATCTGTACCCCTGCTGCACCCATTTCGATGAATTTTTTAATATCTTCACCGGTGTAGATGCCCCCTGCAGCGATAACAGGAATGGTTTTTCCTGATTTGGCTTCAAACTCTTTAACCGCATCGATGACTTCACTTACAACTTTTTCAAGTGCGAAGTCAGGGTCTTCGAGCTGTTCAGCTTTAAATCCAAGATGGCCGCCTGCTTTGGGTCCCTCAACCACAAAAGCGTCCGGCAGGTAATCATACTTGGATGCCCATTTTTTACAAAGAATCTTAGCAGCGCGAGCTGATGAGACGATAGGCACAAGCTTAGTGTGAGCCTTTTCCTTGTGTTCTTCGTAGTATTCTTTCAAGTACGCAGGTAAATCTAAAGGAAGTCCTGCTCCAGAGAATATTACGTCGATTTTTTCATCAAGAGATGTTTTTACGAGGTCGGCAAAGTTTGTAAGAGCAACCATAATGTTTACTCCGAGTACGCCTTTGGTCATCTCTTTTGCTTTACGAATTTCTTTACGCATTGCACGGATGTTTGCTTCCAAAGGATTTTTGCCTACGTCAGGTTCACTCATTCCGATCATAGCTCCAGCGATAACTCCGATGCCTCCCTCATTGGCAACGGCACTAGCAAGCTTGGAAAGAGAAATTCCAACGCCCATACCTCCCTGAATAATAGGAGTATTGGCAATAATGTCGCCAATCTTCAAGGTAGGAAATGACATGATTCAGTCCTCCAAATGCGGCGCTTCAATTCCGCATTGTGATTATATGTACTGCGCGGTGTCTCGCAGTCAGAGTACAACAGTTGATTTAGACATACTGTACCCTATTATTTACTTCGTTCTACTCATTACATAGAACAGCCCGCAGTGCAAGTGCACCATTGGCAATGGCGACCCTTTCGAGGTCGAATTATGGGTGATTTTTCGATGTGTCTGAGTATGAACTGGAGAATAAGCGGGATGTGCACAGTGATAATTTCATCGTGGAGTTCGTCATCAATTTTTTCAAAGAAAAGATGTTCCTTACCGTCCTTTTTTAATTCAACCCATCCGGCGTCACAAGATGATGTGAGCTTAGGATTGTGCATCATGTACAAGTAGGCAGGCAACTGCAGGTTAAGAATTTTCTCTGCTAATTGGTCAAGCGGGTCTTCAACGCCGCCATCCCATGTACGGATTTGTGCCATCAGGAACTCATCCTGCCATAGCCCGTTGTCAGGTTTATGTATGTTGCCTGTCTTGTAGTCCAGAATAACCCGCGTATTGTCCCTGATGTCGATACGGTCAGCTATTCCTGTTATGGAGCGTTCTTTGTTGTCGACTCCAATAGTTTTAATAAGTCTTTTTTCCAGAGAGTCAATTTTTGCCATGGGCTGATTTTTTAGAAAACGGCGTAAGCGTTCTTTGCCTGCTGTTTCTAACATAACAAAGGAGTCGTAAGGCACTTCCTGCTTGATATTGGATTCATGAAGCATTTGTACAAATAGACGTTGCAGTGGCTCTGGATCAAGTTTGCTGAACTCGGTTTCTTTGTGCAGATATCCAGTAAAAAACTTTTCTAAAACTTTATGGAATAAGTCTCCGATGGCGGCAAAATCTTCGGCTTCATTAACCTCGTCTACCGGGCGCAAATTACCTATGCGTTCCAGATAAAATTGCATTGGGCAATTCAAATACGTGTTCAGTGCGGAAGGTGACACGGGCTTAGCTAAAAAGTCTTCAATCCTGCCATTGATGGTTGAAGTTCTTTGGATGACATGATCATCTTTTTTTATGGTGGAAACGGGGTAGCTGATGCTATGCAATGGGGCGTCTCCAGCTTTTAGCAGCTTGCCTTGTTTGCACTCTTCTTTCCACAGAAGTTCTTCTACAAAGCGTGAGCGGATGTGCTTTTCTTCAAAGATACCGCTTCGTTCTGATCCTGTCTGATAGAGCACATGGATATTCGTTGCTCCGTGAATTAGACGGTAGAAGTTGTATGCTGCGACACTCTCACGGTGGCGGGCATCCGGTAAGCCTAGCATGGAGCGCAGACTGTCCGGTAGCAATGGGTCATTTCCCGGTAAGCCCGGAAGCTTGTTTTCTGTGGCATCCAGAACGTAAACGTTTTTAAAATGCAGCAGACGGGATTCCAACATGCCAAGAACCTGTAAACCCGTAAGCGGGTCAGCTTCAAACGGAACACGTTCTCCGCGGATTATTTCTCGCAAAATGGTGAACAGCACGCTTTGTGAAAATTCTTCATGGGCAAGAGAGCATTCGCGTAAGGATGGAATAACCTTGCGCATGATGCGGTACATTGATTCGGCATCAATCGGGAATCGTTCCCACAGGTTGCCGCCATGTTCCAGAAGTACTGTACATAAGTCGGCAAGAGTATTGGCAAGCTGTGACGGAGTAGAGATTTCTTCCCATGCGGTGATGGCGTATGAGAGAACTCTGTGCAGCAGTTCCTGCATTTCTTCTTCAGATGCTGTAGCGTTATCATCACGGGTGAATGGAATAGTGAACGGGGTATTATAGCTCTTACCCCTACGCAGTTCTTTTTCCATATTATGCAGGGTTACACCGAACGGACGTTCTTCTCCGATTGTCAGCATTTTGATGTAGGGATGGCGGATAAGGGAAATAATGTCTTTCCAATAATAGCCGTCCGCACGTTTGTTTTCTTGCAGATGTAGAACTACTTCTAACAACTGGAATAAGTTGGAACGCCATAGCGGATAGCCCATGGATATGTTCACGTCTTTTCGTGGTAGATGATGGAGCACTGGCATCATCAGTCCTGTGTCCGGCAGAACCACGGCGGTGTCGCTAATGGATTCCTGTTGCAGGAGCTTTTGTTCCATTGCATCCAGCTGGGAGTGCAGGTCGAATCCTTCGTAGAGTTGCAAATCCTGTTCGCGCTCTTGTGGCGTTTCGCATAGCTCCATGCCGGCAGCCCATTCTGAAATCCATTTACGATGTTCTCGGCATGCCCAGTGAGTGTGGCCTCCCGTGGTCAGCTCCGCATCAGAATGAATCATAATGGTTGCACCATACTCTGTGTGCAAAATACGGAAGAGTTCTTTTTCTACCCCTGTGAGACCATAGAAACCTGCAATATAAATTTTCTTGTGAGAAAGGCTCATGACGGGTGTTGAGCTTTCTTTGAGTAATTGCAGAACACGGAATGCGTCATATCCCGGGGTGGTCCAGCCGCGATTTTCCAGTTTTTCTGTGTAGGCATCATGGATGCGTCCGAGTTGTCCGAGAAGGATTGCGGCAAACGGAACAACCTGACCTTCCATATGATAGTAATCTTCCGGTGTTTGGTTCTGATTGAAGAAATCTTCCAGCAATGAGTTAAGACGCATACCCCATGGGAAAAAGCGCTGCGGATCGTTAAGCGGCAAAGATTGAAGAGGACCTGAGGTGAACGTGTCCTTTTTATTAATATCCTGAATACACTCCATCAACAGACCTACGCGGTCGAGCACTTCGATCACGTGAGGCGGAGTTGGTTCCAGTTCGCTACGGAGCATTTGGAAAACATCGCTTACCTGAAAGATTTGGGGCATAAGAAACGGCTTCGGCAGTCCTTCATTAAAGCGTAGGCTGTCAGAGAGGTATTTGCGCGGGCGGGAGTGCGGGAAGATAATCAGCGCATCGCCTGGATTGTTATTTGTGTCTGCAAGCATCCGTTTCATTAGACCGGAGATAAAATCGTTCTGCCAAGGGATAATGACAAATGGTTGAGTATGCATGATTAGGCTCCGGTGGAAAGGGTAACGTCTACGGTTTCGCGTGAATCAAGGTAAATAATGGTGCCCAGCAGTGTGCAGTTGTCATATGCCGGCATGGCATTCAGTAAATTAAGGTAACGGCGCACCTGCTGTTTATGTGCAGGGTCGTGGCCGCCTGTTTTGTATTCAATAATAGTAATGGCGTCCGGTTCGCGCACCAGTAAGTCGGCTCTGTGCTGATTACCGTGTTCGTCCATAATGCCTTGTTCCGGTCTGCCGAAGTGTTGCCATTTGGTAAAGTCAGGCAGGGTGGTGAGCCAGAGCAGCATGTCCGTCAGTTCTTCTTCTACTTCGGCTCTGTTTTCCATTGGTAGCGGATATTCACGCATACCATGTTGAATGGCACGATGAATGTCTTCCTGTGGGGTATCTAGAACGCGTAGGTGTTCTAGACATGTATGGACGAGGATACCGCGACGGCGTTCGTCAAAGATAATTTCTTCCAGCGGGTTACGGAAAATTTTTAAACGCGGCAGCCAATGCATCGGTTTCCATGCGAGGACATCTTCGTGCTCCGGTAGCAGTTTAGTTTGCTCTGCGGTTTCAACCTGTTTTTCCGCAAGGGTGCTTTCAGGAGCTTCACCAATGGTGATGCATCCTTTTTCGTCCATCTTGTCCTGATAGTCAGCAAGCAATACGCGTAAGCTTTTAAGGAGCGGAGAAGTGCGCTCGTGTGTTGGAGTCGATGTGATGGCTGCGTGTAACTCTTCAACAGGGCGTGTCCATGCAACGTAAAGCAGGTGCAGTTGTTCGCGGCAATCTTTACCCACAGCACGGTAGTAGTCGTCCCCTAGTTCTTTACACAGAGGGACAAGAATTTCTTCTCCGTTGAATGTGAAAGTCTCCTGCCCGGAAGGACGTTGCTGCATTTGATGATGGAATGGGATGACAACTACAGGAAACTCAAGTCCCTTTGATTTATGCATGGTAAGAATGCGGATAGCGTCCAGATTTTCCGGCATAGGAACTTTTTCTTCTACACCGCCTTCCTGCCAGAAGGTGAGGAAGGCTGAAAGGGAACGTAGCCCGTTTGTTTCTGCTGTGTGTACAATCTCTAAGAAACGGCGCAGGAAAATTTCATCCTGCGGGAAACGTTTGAATACGTCGAAATGTTCGAAAGCTTCACGTACAGTGTCATAGGCACTCATTAAGCCTGCCTGAGAATAGAATGGAGCAATCCATTGTTCCCATATTTGTGGATAGTCGGCCTTAAATGCGTTGAAAAGTGTTCCCTTGCGCGGAGTAGCGAGCCAGTCATCGAGTGCAGTCCTGTCTATTCCTGCCAGATCTCCGAATAGTTCTGAACCGCTGATCACTGACCAGAACGCAACATCGTGAAGTGGATAATCAAGAAAAGTAAGCAGGTTGACCACTTGTTGAACAACTGGATGGTCTGCAATGCAGAGGCTGTTCTCAGTAATAACTGGAAAGCCCCATTCCACAAGCCAATTCGCCAGTATGTTTGCTTCACCGTTAGTGCGAACCAGCATTGCAATATCTCTTAGTTTCCGTCGGTGCTGTAAGTCATCCACAAAAAGTGTTTTTAGTTTTTTGTGAACCGACTCAAACAAGGCTTCAGTGTTCTCTGCTTCAATGTCATACAATTTTACAAGGCCGCCACTACCTTCTTTGTGTGGTGGAACTTTCTGTGCTGCACCGGAAAAGCCCGCCATAATTTCAGCCGCAAGCTCGTCCACAACCTCTGCGGAAGCTTTGCCGATCAGGTCATTGGCAATACGCTTTGCAGTGTCTTCGTCCTCAAGACGTGAGAAGATGTCGTTGTTGAAGAGAACTACATTTTCACTACTGCGCCAGTTGTTATCAAGTGTTGTTCGTTCCGGATCTTCGGCAACGGCCTGAATAGCATCCTCATTCAAAATGCCGTCAAAAAGGTCGGAATCCCCACCGCGCCAACCGTAGATAGCCTGTTTTACATCACCAACGTAAACAACAGTACCTTCTTTTGCGAGACACTCAACAGCGAGAGGCTCAATAGCTTTCCATTGTGTTTTGGATGTGTCCTGAAATTCATCAATAAGCAGGTGAGTAAGACGTGTACCCATTCGGCAGAAAGCTTCAGATGCTGCATGTTCTCCGCTAAGCACTTTTTGCGCATAGATAGGCCATTGGGAAGCAGGAATAACACCTTTTTCCCGTTGCAATGTTTCCACCTCAGCGGCGAGTGGTTCTGCAATATTGATAAACGGAACAAGCTCTAAGGCTTTGCGGAGAATAGCGCCTTGTACTTCCAGCATGGCAAAGGTGTCACACAGATCTGCATATGCTTTATGCAAGTCAGCAGATGCTTTGCCTTTAGAAGCTTTCAGCACGCAGTCATCAATTGAAGGCTTTTTCGCATACGTGGCAGAAGGCAGTTTGGATGAGAATATAGAGAGAGCAAGGCATTTATCTAAAAACTTCGTAAAGTTTGCAGCAGGTTTTATGCCTTCTTCTGCGAGAAATTTTTGTACAGCTGTTGTGCTGTGGGTAAGCTCTTCGTGAAGCAGAACAAGCCAGCTGCGTAGTGCATCCCCGTCAACATCCGGTAATGCTCCGTGCTCCAGACGGTGTTTCATCAGGGCATGAATTTTTTCACGCAGCCTGTCACCTGTTACAAATCCATTCATGTCAGTATGAAAGAGCAAAGACTCGCATGCGTCTTTCAGCAGCGCGCTTTCTTTTCCGCCCTGTGATGCCCGGACAAGCATCTGGTCATAGAGAGGATCAAAGAGGATTGTGTCGTCAAAAATTGGTTCAAAATCTGGTGGCAAGGACAGATCAAGGGCACCAAGGCGTACCAGCATGTTCAGCAGACTGTCGATGGTGCGGATATTGAGCGAAGAGTAGCGCTGTAGCAGTCTGTTTACCCAGCGGTGGGCATCGCGGGGATCCCATCCCTGTGCAGGATTAGTCGGGTCGAGTTGTAGAGCACACTCCTTAAGAGAATGGATAACACGCTCACGCATTTCTGTTGCAGCTTTGTTGGTGAAGGTAACGGCAAGAATTTCATACCAATTGAACGTTCCGTCAGTGGTTGCAATGGCACAGGCAGAATTTTTTTCTTTTTGTTCATCCTGTGCTGCTCCGGCGAGGAGTGCTAAAAATTGGCGTGTGAGAGTGTATGTCTTGCCGGAACCGGCAGCAGCTTTGATCTGTTGGAGCATGGTGAGGAGTCCAAGATGGTTATAGTGGAGGTGGCTTAAGCGGGTAATCTGTTTCTGGGTTCCGTGCGGAAAAGCGCTTATGACTGTGAACTGATATTCGTGATTATGGTACGAGTTGGTTGCGTGTTAAAAAGAGACCAAGGTCGCGGGTATGGGGAACTTCTCTTGCGGGGAGAGGGCCGAATCTTCTCCCCGCGAGAGAACATATTGAAAAAATAAATGGTTGTCTGATGTTACTTTTCATCAATCGAGCAAGGCTCGCTGATAAGGACGGTATGTTCAAAATCAAGAAGTGTTGATTGTCCTGTAGATTCCATAACTGCACGCCAGTAGTCTGAGTGAGTATTAAGTTTACGACGTTTTCGGGTTACGAGGCGTAATGGAAGATGTATGAATCTGTCCATAAGTTTCGACACAACCATTGATGTTTTTCCAGCCATGGCGGCATGCACTGCATTCTGCCCGAGGAATCCGCAATAAACTCTGTCGTTGGCGTTAGCAGGTACAGAGCGGATAATGTAGCTTGGATCAATAAGTTTCAGGGAATGAGGTATGTTGCGCTCGTTCAGATAAGCATGGATTTCCTCTTTGAGGAATCCCATGATGTCCCCCAGAACTTTGTTTCCTGAGGCATCTTTTAAGTTTGTGTCGGAAAGCAGATGCTGTCCTGCGCCTTCTGCTATAACAATAACAGCATGACGACGAGCTAGCAGGCGTTCTTCCAGATCTTTAAGCAGCCCATTTTCACCGTGCAGATAAAACTCTTTTTCTGGAATGAGCACATAGTTTACTTCTTTGAGAGATAGTGATGCATGGGCTGCTATGAAGCCGGATTCGCGTCCCATGAGTTTAACAAGGCCAATGCCGTTCATAGAGCCTTGTGCTTCCGTATGTGCACATTGGATAGCTTCTGTTGCCTTATCGACAGCAGTTTCAAATCCGAAGGTCTGTGGAATAAAATCGATATCATTATCAATGGTTTTAGGAACCCCGATAACTGAAATTTTCAGCTGACGTTTGGTTACCTCGTCGACGATTGCACATGCGGCTTTCATGGTTCCGTCGCCGCCGATCATGAACAGACAGCTAATGTTGAGGCGTTCCAATGCGTCTACAATTTCCTCAGTAGACTGTGGCCCTCGGGAAGACCCGAGGATTGTGCCTCCTAGCAGGTGGATATGGGCAATCATTTCTGGCGTAAGTTCAATAACGTCGTGTCCGTATTTAGGGATAAAGCCTTCCAGCCCGTACTTGATACCAAGGACGCTGCTTACGTGATAATTATGAAATGCCGCCATAACGATGGAGCGGATAACTTCGTTGATGCCGGGGCATAGTCCGCCACAGGTTACAATTGCACATTTTGTTTTAGGGGTATCAAAAAATACATGCTGGCGTGGGCCTGCTTTTTCAAAATGAAGCGGGATTGGCTCGCCTGTAATTTCTTCCTGCAGTTCATTGTCTAGAAAAAACTCGACACCACGTGTGTCCGTCTCGAACTTGCATGCGGATAGAGGGGATGGAATTTTTGGGCATCCTAGAGTGGGGATAGTAGTTGAAATCGTAACATCATTATATTGTGCGTGCTTTTTGGGCATTGATATGCTCCTTAGATGTAGCTGTCGGGCGTATTGTTATTTGTTATCGTAGCCCATAATATACATTGTGATTTGTTTTAGGGCAAATTTGAAGCAGAATCATGACATAATGTAGAAAAATATGTTGCTTCTGGACAGGCAGAGGGAAACCGCCTAATTTTATCCCGCATTTCAGAATGTGGCTTTGTTGTGTATAGTCCTGTTCTGAATAGTGGGACATTGTCATGTACTGACTATATACTTAATTCGAGTTTGTTATGCCAAAAAAAACGCTTCTTATTACACTTGGTGATGCAAATGGACTCGGGCCGGAGTTGGCCTGCCGTCTGTTTGGTCAAGATATCTTTATCGCGGCGAAGCGTCCGATAATAATGATCGGCTCGGCTGCCTCTTTGCTGGTGCATACCGAGCGACTCAATATGGACCCGTTTTGGGAGACGATCGAGTCTCCGCGTGAGATTATAAGTAAGGCATACGGGGTCTATCTGTATGAACCTCCTTCAATCCGCAATATTCCAGTTACAGTTGGTCAAGCAACTAAAGAAGGTGGTTTTATTGCGGGTGAGTCTTTGCAGGCCGCTTGTCAGTGCATTACCGATGGTATTGCCACAGGTATGGTGACCTTGCCCTTGCATAAAGCAATGTTGCAGGAAGCAGGGTTTGATTTTCCGGGGCATACAGAGTTTTTAGCACGATATGCGGGGCTTGGTGATGATGAAGTCTGCATGCATTTGTGTGGTGACATTTTGCGGGTAAGCCTCGTAACAACACATCCTCCGCTCCGTGATGTTGCAGATATGATTACTGAAGAGCGTTTGTTGCGAACCTTCAGGCTGACTGATGCTTTTATGAAGCAAATAGGGCACGGAGACCGGCCAATAGCTGTATGTGGTTTAAATCCGCATGCTGGTGAATCCGGCAAGATCGGTACTGAGGATCAGGAGATTGTTGAGCCAGCTGTGCGTAAAGCTCAGGAAATGGGTATGAATATTGAAGGTCCGTTTCCTGCTGATACCTTGTTCCACAAGGCTGCACGCGGTGTATATTCTTCTGTAGTGGCTATGTATCATGATCAAGGACTTGCTCCTCTGAAATTGCTCCACTTCTCAGAAGCCGTTAACGTGACTCTCGGCTTGCCGTTTGTGCGTACATCGGTCGATCATGGTACGGGCTTCGACATTGTAGGCAAAGACATTGCCCATACAAATAGTTTCAGAGAAGCCATACGCCTTGCGATTTTAATGCTGGAAGGCGATGAACTGTAATCTGCTTTTTATTTTGATATTACTGGGCAGACAATGACACATTACTTGGCATTGTCTGCCTTTTTTGCATACACTGATGATTCTACAGGTAATATAGGAGGAAACCATGCTTATTGGTATTGATGTCGGCGGCACGCATACCGACGCAGTGGCCGTTGAGAATGGGAAAGTGGTTGCCTCGGGAAAAGTGCCCACAGTGCACGATGATTTACTGTCATCGGTACTGGGTGCGCTTGAGATAGTGCTTGAGGGTGTTTCTCCAGAAGATGTAACACGCCTTAATTTATCAACGACACTTTCAACAAATGCCATAGTTGAAGGACGTACAGATGATGTTGGTGTGATTGTTTCTTCAGGCCCCGGCATTGATCCGTATAATTTTCAGACCGGCAAATTTTATTTTCCTGTCAAAGGGTCTATTGACCATAGAGGGGAAGAGGTCGCCCCTGTCGCTGAGAAAGAAGTCATGGATGCTTTTGACACGTGTGTTGCGGCGGGAGTTACCTCGTTTGCCGCTGTTAGTAAGTTTTCTACAAGAAATCCTGCGCATGAAGAACGCATTGCGGAATTAGTTGCTTCTAAAAGTGATGTGATATCGTTAGGGCATCGTTTTTCCGGTCAACTCGGTTTTCCACGTCGCATTGCAACGGCTTACTACAACGCTGCTGTCTGGCGTCTCTATAACAGGTTTGCAGATGCTGTTGAAGCTGGAGTATGGGCAAAGGGGATTACTGCTCCTGTGAACATTCTTAAAGCTGATGGCGGGACAATGCCGCTTGAACGTTCTCGTGAGCTTCCTGTTGAGTCTATACTCTCAGGGCCTGCTGCCAGTGTTATGGGCGTGTTAGCGCAGCGCTGTGTTGGGGAAAAGTGTTCAAAGTCGGACTCACTGGAAGGTGAAACACTTATTCTTGATATCGGCGGTACGACCACGGACATAGCCTTGTTGGTAGCGGCGACACCCCTTGTAGAAAAAGACGGTATTTCCGTCGGTAGTTTCCCAACCTTGGTGCATGCGTTAAAAACTCGTTCCATAGGTGTCGGTGGTGACTCCGCGTTACGCTATTCAGCCGGTGCGCTACGTGTGGGGCCGGAACGAAAAGGTGTCTGTATGGCTGAAGGCGGAAGCAGCCCTGCGCTAATGGATGCACTTATTTACTGCGGGCATGCGTCTTTTGGTGATACTTCCGCGAGTCGGCATGGAATCGAACATTTTGCAGATCAATGTGGAATGGAGCCGTCAGCACTGGCAATGTCCGCAATTACCCTTGCGGTGAAAACAATATCACGGGCAGTGCATGAGTTTATCGAGGAAGTGAACAGCACTCCTGTATATACTATTCGAGAAATTTTGAGCGGGGATGAACTGACACCGACTCAGGTAAGCATTATGGGAGGGCCGGCAAAAGCTTTTCAGACATTACTTGCCGAAGAATTGCATGTGCCGGTGTATACTGTTCCACAGTACTCTGTGGCTAATGCCATTGGTGCTGCAATGACAAAGCCGACTTTTGAGCTGGAACTGTTTGCAGATACGGAAGCACAGACCCTTTTTATTCCTGTAGTAGGGGAGCGCCGCAGTGTTTCTTCAAATTATAAGTTGATTGATGCTGTACTGGATGCAAAAGAAGCTATGGTCGAGTACTTCTCGCAACGTAATATCATTATAAGTGCTGACGAGATAGAAGTGACTGAGCAGCAATCTTTCAATATGATTGGCGATTATGGCACGGTTGGAAGAAATATCCGTGTTAAATGTCAGATAACACCAGGAGTTGAAATATAGGATGCCTAAGATTCTAGCATACTGCGTATTACTTATCCTGCTTGCAACGCAAAGTTTTGCTATGCAGGCAACGGAACTCCAATCTCCCGAAGTTTCTCTTAAAACTATGATTGGTCAAATGATCATGGTGGGATTTCGTGGAGAGGGCGCCACTACCGCACGCGTTTTGTTGCGGGACATAAAGGAACATCAGATAGGTGGTGTTATTTTATTTGATAAAGATTGTCTTAGACCTCAGGCAGTGCGGAATATCATCAGTAAAGAGCAAGTACATGATCTTATTTCTGCATTGCAGGACGTTTCAACAATTCCCTTGTTTGTTGCTATAGATCAGGAAGGAGGACGTGTTTCACGGTTTAAGCCGAGTCATGGTTTTGCCGGAACGCCTTCTGCGCAAAAATTAGGCGAATTGCCTGTAAGTGAAAC
This sequence is a window from Halodesulfovibrio aestuarii DSM 17919 = ATCC 29578. Protein-coding genes within it:
- a CDS encoding NAD(P)H-dependent flavin oxidoreductase produces the protein MSFPTLKIGDIIANTPIIQGGMGVGISLSKLASAVANEGGIGVIAGAMIGMSEPDVGKNPLEANIRAMRKEIRKAKEMTKGVLGVNIMVALTNFADLVKTSLDEKIDVIFSGAGLPLDLPAYLKEYYEEHKEKAHTKLVPIVSSARAAKILCKKWASKYDYLPDAFVVEGPKAGGHLGFKAEQLEDPDFALEKVVSEVIDAVKEFEAKSGKTIPVIAAGGIYTGEDIKKFIEMGAAGVQMGTRFVATDECDADDRFKQAYVEATEEDVTVIKSPVGLPGRALKNKFVEDSRKGLKKPFKCPFECIHNCAHEQSPYCIAAALLNAKKGNLSRGFAFSGTNVHRIKEIIPVRKLIDSLRNEFSSTNK
- a CDS encoding PD-(D/E)XK nuclease family protein, coding for MHTQPFVIIPWQNDFISGLMKRMLADTNNNPGDALIIFPHSRPRKYLSDSLRFNEGLPKPFLMPQIFQVSDVFQMLRSELEPTPPHVIEVLDRVGLLMECIQDINKKDTFTSGPLQSLPLNDPQRFFPWGMRLNSLLEDFFNQNQTPEDYYHMEGQVVPFAAILLGQLGRIHDAYTEKLENRGWTTPGYDAFRVLQLLKESSTPVMSLSHKKIYIAGFYGLTGVEKELFRILHTEYGATIMIHSDAELTTGGHTHWACREHRKWISEWAAGMELCETPQEREQDLQLYEGFDLHSQLDAMEQKLLQQESISDTAVVLPDTGLMMPVLHHLPRKDVNISMGYPLWRSNLFQLLEVVLHLQENKRADGYYWKDIISLIRHPYIKMLTIGEERPFGVTLHNMEKELRRGKSYNTPFTIPFTRDDNATASEEEMQELLHRVLSYAITAWEEISTPSQLANTLADLCTVLLEHGGNLWERFPIDAESMYRIMRKVIPSLRECSLAHEEFSQSVLFTILREIIRGERVPFEADPLTGLQVLGMLESRLLHFKNVYVLDATENKLPGLPGNDPLLPDSLRSMLGLPDARHRESVAAYNFYRLIHGATNIHVLYQTGSERSGIFEEKHIRSRFVEELLWKEECKQGKLLKAGDAPLHSISYPVSTIKKDDHVIQRTSTINGRIEDFLAKPVSPSALNTYLNCPMQFYLERIGNLRPVDEVNEAEDFAAIGDLFHKVLEKFFTGYLHKETEFSKLDPEPLQRLFVQMLHESNIKQEVPYDSFVMLETAGKERLRRFLKNQPMAKIDSLEKRLIKTIGVDNKERSITGIADRIDIRDNTRVILDYKTGNIHKPDNGLWQDEFLMAQIRTWDGGVEDPLDQLAEKILNLQLPAYLYMMHNPKLTSSCDAGWVELKKDGKEHLFFEKIDDELHDEIITVHIPLILQFILRHIEKSPIIRPRKGRHCQWCTCTAGCSM